The segment ACTAGGTTTGAAAGAGTGTCTGTTAAGAGACCGTTGCACATCCAAATATAGCAGATTTATCTGCCCGAGACACCGGTTTGCTAGGTTTTTTCTGATCGCGCTAAGCCCACCAACCAACCTTCTAGTTTGGCGCTCCACCCCCATGCCCCGATTATTCTGCGGTCTTTTTAAGCTATAATTAGCAGGGTTTTATCGAAACATTATCCTGTTGCCACAGCATTATCTCGGGAGAAACCTTCCCTAATTATTGCTTAAAGCAATGATCATATTACATGTGTAAGAATCACTTGGGGCAAGAGCTCATAATTCAAGTGATGGAACCAAAACTGGTCATGATCTTTTAACGCTGAAGCGACCCAATAGCTGTTCGTAGCTTTCCCTTATCTTTGAAGCAAAGCCTGGTTCTTTATAACTATTGATCGCTTTTAAAGCTTGTTGATATCCGTATTCATAAAACTCATCTGCCTTCTTCAAATCCATAAATCCATATTCCGGATTGTATGCATCTACAACCATATCGGGCTCATTACGCAATATAGCTTGAATAGCCATAAAACCCTGATTTTGCATGAGAGATTTCATAAAAACATCGTAACGCACAAGCTTGTTTTTAGGATGCGCATCGTTAGGCTGGTAATACTCGGCATCTTTTGCTACATGCGGTAATACATTTACGGCAATAGTAATCTCTCCAGGAATTTTATCGGCAAAGGCAAGCGGTAAGGGATGAGATACGCCCCCATCCACAAAGAGATAATCGCCCAATTCGTGAGGAGCAAAGATGAACGGCAACGAACTTGATGCCCTCATCGCATCTGCAATTAAACCTTTGTCTATAAGAATGGTAACTTGTCTGCCTAGATCGTAAGCAACTGCAATAAATGGGATATTTGTATCCTCAATGTTGCGAGATTGAGTCCATTCTTCAAACTGCTTCAAAATAGCCTTGCCGTCAAAGATCCCGCTACGGGAAAAATCTAAGCTGAGTGGATTGAACAATTCGATAGTGGAAACATCTTTGGCAAATGCTAAGATCTCTTCCGCTTCAAATCCACAAGCCAAACAAGCTCCGATAATGGCACCCATAGAGGTGCCAATCACTCCAGAAATTTCGTAGTGCTTTTCTAAAGCTTTAATTACTCCAATATGGGCTAATCCATAGGCAGAACCCCCACCTAAGATCAATCGCGCTTTTTTCATGTTTTTCTCCTTTTGTGGATTCTTTTATACACCCGATAGTTATTTAGTACAACCAAAAGAAATATCAGACTGCTTACTATCAAAACGATGTTTATCGTGAAGACATTCTGGGTGGAATAATATATCATCGCCGGAATAAGCACAGCCAACAATCCGCATTTGAATACAATAATACCGCGGGGAATGCCGAGTTTCTTAAATATCCAACGGGCTACTGGATTACGCTCGCGATAAAAGTAATGTGGTCGAGTAACCAGATAGGTTGAATGAGCATCGAACACGTTGAGCAATATAAAGGTGTGGATAAGCACCCAGAAGAGCTTTATCGAGTGAATCTTAACTATTAGTATCTCCATCATTATTCCCTAAATACAAATTATGCATTGCACAATAATCTGGCAAGAAGAATAGTCCTGTATAATCCAGATACGAAAATATTCTTTACAAGATTTGAGTTGTTCATTTTAATGACACATAAGAGGTGTAAAATCGGCTTGACACGTTGAGGATAGTTTTAGTAAGATTAGAAAGTTCTGCCGAAACTGGCACCTATCATACTGATTATAAATAAAATGAATAAAGGATAAAGCATGGACAAAAAGTGGCTTATTCCACCGGGTCTGAATGCTGAAGAAGAAGAGGCAATACAAAGTTTGTGTGCAGAACTAAAAGCACCCGAACTAATTGCGAAGCTACTCTATCGAAAAGGATTGCGTGAAATTAAAGATATCGAAGAGTTCTTCAATCCAAATCTTGAGCACCTTGCAGATCCCTTTCTCTTCGAAGATATGGAGATTGCCGTAAACCGCATCCTAAAAGCTGTGGAAAATAATGAACTAATTACTATCTATGGAGATTATGATGTAGATGGCACTACTGCTACATCACTGCTGTATTTGGGACTCAAACGCATCGGGGCAAATATAGATTTCTACATCCCTCACCGGATGATAGATGGATATGGGCTTTCTTTGGGAAGCTTGGATCAACTTGCCGAAAATGGCAGCAAGCTTATTGTAAGCGTAGATTGTGGAGTAAATGCCATAGAAGAAATAAGGGCTATTACTCAAATGGGTATGGAGATAATCATAACCGATCACCATAATCCAAAAGCGGAATTACCCCCCGCTTTGGCGATCATTAATCCCAAGATCCCCGGCTGTAAATACCCCTTCCCGCACCTAGCCGGCGTGGGAGTCGCCTATAAATTGTTAATAGCAATATACCATAAGATGGGCATCGATAGCACAGAAAACATCTTGAAATATATGGATTTAGTTGCTGTTGGTACTATCGCCGATATCGTGCCTTTAATAGGAGAAAACAGGATATTTGCCCATATTGGCTTACAACATCTAATAGAAATGAAAAACTTGGGGCTTAATGCGCTCATCCAACTCTGCGGCTTGAATCAGCGCACTCTGGATACTACGGATATAGTATTTGGCATAGCTCCGCGCATCAATGCTGCAGGAAGAATGGGAAGCGCAGCCCTGGCTGTAGAATTGCTTATATCTACGGACGAAAACCAAAGTTTTGAGCTAGCCGAGATGATAGAACGCGATAACTCCTTACGTCAACAAGAAGATCAGAAAACCTTCCATGAGGCGTGTGATATCATCGAAAAGAAGTACAAAAACATTGCCAATACTCCTTGCATGATAGTATCTTCAGACGACTGGCATCAAGGCGTTATCGGAATTGTAGCCTCAAAACTGGTAGAAAAATACTACCGCCCCGTAATTATGATCTCCTTCAAAGATGGGTTTGGCAGTGGCTCGGGAAGATCTGTGGCAGATTTTGACCTATTCTCTGCCCTTCAGTATACTGAACATAATCTGCATAGTTTTGGGGGTCACAAATATGCGGTTGGGCTAACAATCTACCAGGAATATCTGGATCGGTTTGAAAATGAACTCTCACGATATGTTGCAGATCACCTGAAACTGGAACAGATTCAACCTCCTCTTTCTATAGATCACGAGATTGAACTCTACGATGTGAACGATAACCTTCTGGATAGTATTGAACGTTTTGCTCCATTTGGACCCGAGAACTTGCGCCCAACCTTCATGACGCGTGAAGTTACTGTAGCAAACTACCCCTATAATGTTGGCAGAAACCATCTAAAACTCAAAGTGGTAAAAGACGGAATCTCACTGGAACTGATTGGCTATAATATGGGTGACTATCTTAATCTACTAAAGAAAAATAGCATCGTCAATATTGCCTATACACTGGAGTATAACAGGTTTGGCAACAAATCTTCAATTCAAGGTAAACTTAAAGATATGCAAATATTAGGAGCGTGAGTTATGAGAAAACTATCTTTTCTTCTGCTGCTCATTCTTCTGGGCTGTTCTGCATCCAAGAAAACACCGCCCATGGAGATAAGCACATTTACTCTGTTTGATACAATCAGCTTTTCGGAAACCATAGAAAAGGCACATTATCACCCATCCTCAAAAACTCTTTATTCCATGCAAACCGGAAGCCAGCAGATAGTTTTATGGCGCAACGGCAAACAACTCAATACTATTGGTGGAATTGGAACTCAGCCTACCAACTTTAGCAGTCTTGCCGATTTTACTATGGCTCCCGATGGCAGTTTATATGTGCTAGACTCTGTTGCCAAAGAGATCAAAAAGTTCAGTTCGGATGGAAAACTTCTGGGAACCATGGAACTACAATATGTACAGCAGCCCAATAAATTGGCTTTAGGTAATCAACAGAACATATTCGTATACGATTCTGCCGGTTCCGAGATAGTTGCTTACGATCTTTTAGATGGGAATGAGCTATATCGTTTTGGCAAATTTGAGCTTGCAAAAGTTGATATCTTATTTGCCAATAAAGATTATGTTGTTGCTTTCGATAAGACAAGCGCAGAAAGCAGTCTCTTCTCTAACTTGGGACAATTTATTTCCAAAGATGGAGGACAGCTCGTTTACGATATGTATAATAATGCCATAAGCTTAAAAACTGAGGCCTTGATTAGCAAAATGAGTGCTGCGTGGCTGCCGATGACTTCCGGAATCGGCTTAATGACTATCAATCAAGATACAATTGCCATTGTTGTTGGCAACCAGGTACGCTTACTTAAGATCGACTATGATCAGGTTTTTTAAGACCTATTATTTGTTAATATTCTCGGCTTTGATGCTGAGCTTGTCGCGCTTACCCCTGTATTTGGGATGGTTGGCATTCTTTGCCTTTATTCCGCTCTTGTTTTATTTCAAGAAAGGAAAACACAGCATCCTCCAGAATATAATAAGCGCACTAATCTTTTGCCTGATACAAATCCTGATAGTCTTTTACTGGATTGGTTCTGTAACCATGGGTGGCTTGTTAGGCATCTGGTTATTATACTCTCTTTACTATTGGATAGCATTTATAATAGTAGAGCGAGTGTGGTTAACCTTTCCCAAGCTTAAATACAGCATTTTTGTGGCCGTGTTTATCAGTTTTGAGTTCTTGCAAAACTTTGGCGAGATGCGCTTTCCTTGGTGGAATATTGGTTACTCTCTGGCAGATTATTTAGGGCTGTTACAAGCTTTAGAGCTGGGTGGTTTAAGCTTGCTTGCCTTTTTGTTGCTAAGCTTTAACTACCTGTTTTATCTTATCTTATTGCGCAATCGCTGGCCTTGGTTCATAATTGGGTTGGGCTTTTTATTTTGGTATTCATTGGGGCAGTTCCGGTTACTTACTCTCCCCACCATCTTGCAAAACCAGCAGATAGGGATAATGCAACCCTCAATAGTGCAAGATGATAAATGGGATGTCCAAAAATACCAGGAGATAATGAGTGTATATGATGACCTTTGCACTAAGGCATCTTTATCTGGCTTTCACCTGCTGATCTTTCCCGAAGCCGCCATTCCTGATTATCTCTTATTGGAACAAAGCATCCGTCAAGACTTCCAGGATTTGTTGGAAAAACACCAATTGGCTATCTTTACCGGATTTCCCCACATCGAAGAAGCCCCAAAAGGATATCCCGGAATCTATTATTATTATAACGCTGCGGCTCTATTCAAACCCAACATGCCTTCTACAACAAACTATTACAAGAATATCCTAGTGCCAGTTGGCGAAAGGATGCTATTCTTAGATCAATTCCCATTTTTATGGAACCTGCAATTTGGGCAAGCAAACTGGGAATTTGGCACCAAGATTCCTCGATACCAGTGCGCTGGAAAGGAATTCTCACCTTCTATATGTTACGAGCTTGCTTTCCCTCATTTTATGCAAAGAGCAAACTACAATACCGATCTAGGCACATTAAGAAAGGCAGATTTTCACGTGAACATTACCAATGATGCCTGGTTCGGTACTTCATACGGACCCTGGTTACACGCTACTATGACGAAGTTTCGTGCTATTGAATCTCGCATCCAGATATATCGTAGCGCCAACACGGGTATCTCTATGATTGTAAATCCTAAAGGAGAGATTATT is part of the Candidatus Cloacimonadota bacterium genome and harbors:
- a CDS encoding patatin-like phospholipase family protein; translated protein: MKKARLILGGGSAYGLAHIGVIKALEKHYEISGVIGTSMGAIIGACLACGFEAEEILAFAKDVSTIELFNPLSLDFSRSGIFDGKAILKQFEEWTQSRNIEDTNIPFIAVAYDLGRQVTILIDKGLIADAMRASSSLPFIFAPHELGDYLFVDGGVSHPLPLAFADKIPGEITIAVNVLPHVAKDAEYYQPNDAHPKNKLVRYDVFMKSLMQNQGFMAIQAILRNEPDMVVDAYNPEYGFMDLKKADEFYEYGYQQALKAINSYKEPGFASKIRESYEQLLGRFSVKRS
- a CDS encoding DUF5658 family protein, translating into MMEILIVKIHSIKLFWVLIHTFILLNVFDAHSTYLVTRPHYFYRERNPVARWIFKKLGIPRGIIVFKCGLLAVLIPAMIYYSTQNVFTINIVLIVSSLIFLLVVLNNYRVYKRIHKRRKT
- the recJ gene encoding single-stranded-DNA-specific exonuclease RecJ; this encodes MDKKWLIPPGLNAEEEEAIQSLCAELKAPELIAKLLYRKGLREIKDIEEFFNPNLEHLADPFLFEDMEIAVNRILKAVENNELITIYGDYDVDGTTATSLLYLGLKRIGANIDFYIPHRMIDGYGLSLGSLDQLAENGSKLIVSVDCGVNAIEEIRAITQMGMEIIITDHHNPKAELPPALAIINPKIPGCKYPFPHLAGVGVAYKLLIAIYHKMGIDSTENILKYMDLVAVGTIADIVPLIGENRIFAHIGLQHLIEMKNLGLNALIQLCGLNQRTLDTTDIVFGIAPRINAAGRMGSAALAVELLISTDENQSFELAEMIERDNSLRQQEDQKTFHEACDIIEKKYKNIANTPCMIVSSDDWHQGVIGIVASKLVEKYYRPVIMISFKDGFGSGSGRSVADFDLFSALQYTEHNLHSFGGHKYAVGLTIYQEYLDRFENELSRYVADHLKLEQIQPPLSIDHEIELYDVNDNLLDSIERFAPFGPENLRPTFMTREVTVANYPYNVGRNHLKLKVVKDGISLELIGYNMGDYLNLLKKNSIVNIAYTLEYNRFGNKSSIQGKLKDMQILGA
- the lnt gene encoding apolipoprotein N-acyltransferase yields the protein MIRFFKTYYLLIFSALMLSLSRLPLYLGWLAFFAFIPLLFYFKKGKHSILQNIISALIFCLIQILIVFYWIGSVTMGGLLGIWLLYSLYYWIAFIIVERVWLTFPKLKYSIFVAVFISFEFLQNFGEMRFPWWNIGYSLADYLGLLQALELGGLSLLAFLLLSFNYLFYLILLRNRWPWFIIGLGFLFWYSLGQFRLLTLPTILQNQQIGIMQPSIVQDDKWDVQKYQEIMSVYDDLCTKASLSGFHLLIFPEAAIPDYLLLEQSIRQDFQDLLEKHQLAIFTGFPHIEEAPKGYPGIYYYYNAAALFKPNMPSTTNYYKNILVPVGERMLFLDQFPFLWNLQFGQANWEFGTKIPRYQCAGKEFSPSICYELAFPHFMQRANYNTDLGTLRKADFHVNITNDAWFGTSYGPWLHATMTKFRAIESRIQIYRSANTGISMIVNPKGEIIRDAGLFERVNITAPLYTSNVITLYHRIYHYPWIFVCFTVVFTLLSIFIPRRAK